A window of Daphnia carinata strain CSIRO-1 chromosome 5, CSIRO_AGI_Dcar_HiC_V3, whole genome shotgun sequence genomic DNA:
GACCATTTTTAGACATAAACAGATAACTAAAAATCCACGCATAGGCTTTTTTCTCGAAAGTTGCATGACCGAATCATCCCACTCTCGAGTTTAAGCGATCGAACTAGTGGACACATCATACGATCCACGTTCAAGACAACACGCAATTATCCAACGAAGCATTTTTCCACGGACTATATCACGAAAGCaagctaaaaaagaagaaacaaaaattataccaTGGACACAACCGGATGAGAGGTAACGGGCGAAGTTCTTCCAGCAGTGCTACCTTCCACCAATACCGCTCGTAGGTGTCCGATATAAGTTGTAGCCAATCGTAGAGTATCAAGTTTAGATAGCTTTGTGTCGGCTGGAACCCAAGGTAAGGTCGTCTTTAAGCGACAGAAAGCTCGACTAAGCACACGCATCCGAGCACGTTCTCTTGCATTTGCCGCtggatggaaagaaaaaaattgcattgcCTAAGTTAGTTAACCATTTATAGTAATAGGCCTAAACAGTATATTTTGATTTGGAATGTCGTTTCAATATGTTTCGAGGATAAGACGAATTCACGTACAACTGCTATTACCGTTTCGCTGTTGGGGCTTCTCTTTCGTGACAATCGACCTGTGATGAAGTTGTGAATATCCGCGACTCACGGACGACACCGTGACGCTTCCGCTGATCATGTCTTTCCGACGTCGTGGCATCTGTGAATAACACATTTGAAGTTAATTTTCCTTCAATCAAAAACTgatagaacttttttttttcgtttatccCAGGATTGACCATCTTTAAAACCAAAACCATGCAATCCATTTTCTATAGAAGCACAGAATGCAAAAAGCGAACACTTAGTTAAATGAAGGCTTTACTTACGTTTTATATAATACGCTCGGTTCAATTCAGACAGAACGGACAAACAGCAGAAACCGCAAGTGAATGTGACGCCAGCAGCCAACCACAAGAGAATAAGATCACTTGGCTACCGTGTTCATCTTTAAGACACAGAATTAGAATGCAGAGCTAGTCATTGCTTTCGGGTTACACTCGACTTAACGGCCGTAATCAGCCAAAGAGGGGTGGAGCTTTGCGTCTAGGCCACACCCGGCACAACTCGTACAAAGTATTTCCCGTGCGTCGCAATCGACCAATGGAATGCTACAATCTTAAGAGCCAGCTGAGGCACTTCAAACGCAACGACAACGTCAAGATACAGGGCCAGGAAAAACAGCGACCATGCTGTGCCTCTTTCCTGTTCACCCAAAACAACCGGACGGGCTGCCGCCTCCGCTTTCTGCTCGTACTATACATAAACATGACATTtatacaaaggaaaaaaaaataaaaggaaagttttaaaaaaaaaatgttctgtGTCAGTTTGGCGTACATCGATATGACTCTCGAACAAATTTAGAAATTTCGTAGAAGGCAATAGTTGCgatgaaattaattgattaAATACCACACTTAAGTCTTCGTTGTTTTCCTGATAGCGTGTTTTGTACGTACAGTTAAACATgtgtggttttttttgttaagttgTTAAAATGTTGGATGACATCGGAAGTGCTCGAAGTGCCGAAAGCAAGCGTGGGAAATAATATAGGCATGAGCGCTTTATCTATAATTGAAGCTGATTTGCCGAATAAAGTTTTACGACTTTTCCAACGGCGGCATCTTCTTTGAGATCGAATGCCATTTAAAGAGGCTGTTGAGAGTTTGTTGAGTTTTCCGCCACAATGCCAAGGCGTGCCTCGatcgtttgtttgttgttgtttcgttGGACCGAATTTTACCATGTACCCAGCT
This region includes:
- the LOC130702828 gene encoding musculin-like isoform X2, with the protein product MPRRRKDMISGSVTVSSVSRGYSQLHHRSIVTKEKPQQRNAANARERARMRVLSRAFCRLKTTLPWVPADTKLSKLDTLRLATTYIGHLRAVLVEGSTAGRTSPVTSHPVVSMSWPFMFNKSGNGQTNSSSDSGSDSPTSSVDHFNLHECMAEDDHHLQNQLQQSSHHQNNIRDEIPVVESSYQIHQQQHRIDYSNIPASLNYCGHLAELQ
- the LOC130702828 gene encoding musculin-like isoform X1 gives rise to the protein MPRRRKDMISGSVTVSSVSRGYSQLHHRSIVTKEKPQQRNGNSSSANARERARMRVLSRAFCRLKTTLPWVPADTKLSKLDTLRLATTYIGHLRAVLVEGSTAGRTSPVTSHPVVSMSWPFMFNKSGNGQTNSSSDSGSDSPTSSVDHFNLHECMAEDDHHLQNQLQQSSHHQNNIRDEIPVVESSYQIHQQQHRIDYSNIPASLNYCGHLAELQ